One region of Bombus affinis isolate iyBomAffi1 chromosome 3, iyBomAffi1.2, whole genome shotgun sequence genomic DNA includes:
- the LOC126914461 gene encoding probable ATP-dependent RNA helicase DDX28 — protein MLFQFCHVGCKTKINATFLNVTRHYARAVVKIRRKENDIANNEVKDEKTKTPIIKCKKQMYNFYKDDTRSKEKPILASHGWKNRKSKGDYFFIYPHNNDVAETNKEVGSETFQDLDVNASLCNNLEHLNIYEPLEIQKLGIPKILQECNVLIAAETGCGKTLAYLLPLITKTLLWKQKEEKRNMNTPLGLIVTPSRELTVQIGLQLIKLSKHLNIKTKIVTGGRTKRMLSDPPVGNIDILVCSFGVISKLTTFGVYDLAFVRFVVLDEADSLLHSSFATKLKIFLKRIPIGYHHYNTTENEFPDTAQLILVSASIPSGLKTVLSDIININSLEHVTTEKLHRILIPQKFVRLISSQKPMELVKYIKSKTLNKQRVIVFSNRNSTSYWISIFLNECGVKVTNLNGDMPLHIRRGKYGEFLNGKTMVLSTTNGGSQGLDTIMVNHILNYDFPLDTSSYIHRCGRAGRVGTIGVSRVTNFISKPSEIVVVQKIEMAVRKMKPIPVFNLLDRKDEEEEETEYNFTEEMIEDLDEVENIPY, from the exons ATGTTGTTTCAGTTTTGTCACGTGGGTTGCAAAACTAAAATTAATGCAACATTTTTAAATGTTACACGACACTAT gcAAGGGCGGTAGTTAAAATTCGACGAAAAGAAAACGACATCGCTAATAATGAAGTAAAAGATGAGAAAACAAAAACACcaataataaaatgtaaaaagcaGATGTATAATTTTTACAAAGATGATACACGTTCCAAAGAAAAACCGATATTGGCCAGTCATGGCTGGAAAAACAGAAAGTCTAAAGGCGATTACTTCTTTATATATCCTCACAACAAT GATGTTGCGGAAACAAATAAGGAAGTTGGTTCTGAAACATTTCAGGATCTTGATGTAAATGCTTCTTTATGTAATAATTTAGAACATTTAAATATATACGAACCTTTAGAAATCCAAAAGCTTGGAATACCAAAAATTCTTCAAGAATGTAATGTATTAATAGCAGCAGAAACAGGATGTGGGAAAACATTAGCTTATCTTCTGCCATTGATAACTAAAACTTTGTTATggaaacaaaaagaagaaaaaagaaatatgaatACACCACTAGGATTAATCGTAACTCCTTCAAGGGAATTAACAGTACAAATCGGG TTGCAACTAATTAAACTATCTAAGCACcttaatattaaaacaaagaTAGTCACTGGTGGGAGGACAAAAAGGATGCTATCGGATCCTCCTGTGGGAAACATTGATATTCTTGTTTGTAGTTTTGGAGTCATTAGTAAATTGACAACGTTTGGTGTATATGATCTCGCATTTGTAAGATTTGTTGTGTTAGACGAAGCAGATTCTTTGCTTCATTCTTCCTTTGCGACAAAGCTGAAAATATTTCTGAAGAGAATACCG ATTGGATATCATCATTACAATACAACTGAGAATGAATTTCCCGATACAGCCCAACTTATTTTAGTCTCTGCATCAATTCCGTCAGGTCTTAAAACTGTGCTGAGCGATATCATAAAT ATAAATTCTTTGGAACATGTAACAACGGAAAAATTACATAGAATACTGATTCCACAAAAGTTTGTAAGATTAATTTCAAGCCAAAAGCCCATGGAGCttgtgaaatatataaaaagcaAAACATTAAATAAACAGCGTGTAATTGTATTCAGCAATCGAAATAGTACCTCCTATTGGATTTCCATATTTTTAAACGAATGCGGTGTCAAAGTTACAAATTTAAATGGCGATATGCCATTACATATACGACGAGGAAAATACGGGGAATTCCTAAATGGCAAAACAATGGTGTTATCTACAACGAACGGAGGATCCCAAGGTTTAGATACGATAATGGTTAATCACATTTTAAATTATGATTTTCCCTTAGACACGTCCAGCTACATACACAg atGCGGTCGAGCTGGCAGAGTAGGTACTATAGGCGTGTCCAGAGTAACGAATTTTATTTCCAAACCGAGCGAAATCGTCGTAGTTCAAAAGATTGAAATGGCAGTTAGAAAAATGAAACCAATACCTGTGTTTAACCTTCTGGATAGGAAagacgaagaggaagaagaaacagAATACAATTTTACAGAGGAAATGATCGAAGATCTGGACGAAGTCGAAAATATTCCATactga